From Coffea arabica cultivar ET-39 chromosome 10e, Coffea Arabica ET-39 HiFi, whole genome shotgun sequence, one genomic window encodes:
- the LOC113711253 gene encoding protein NRT1/ PTR FAMILY 5.10-like isoform X1, with amino-acid sequence MAIAAGNVNLWTGLGSLMPVFGAIVADSFVGLYQTNIISSILYILGLGFSTLAVELISNNQETSRIAAVPSTELQVLFFVSLYLVALAQGYQSTIQVFGADQFDRQHQEESKANTSFFNWWLFGLSLGVALAYLILPYIQENIGWGIGFGIPCLAMVIGLILLLLGHRTYRFAIRRDDTCPCSYEDDQEASQNNPQQIIQAHEFLNKVLHAKKDDTKDNIISGSSRSKHTEVKKALKLLPIWSSCLMYAIAWAQVPTFFTKQATGVDKSIGQSFNIPSASLRVFIPLTTMCCTPIYDRVFVPLARIVTENPSGITEFQRIKIGMTISVLDMVIAALVEKKRLGIAQEYGLIDIPNSTVPMSFWLLVPQNMLCSIAYVFTIVGMQKFFYDQVPTELRSIGLSLSFGALGVGNFLSSLLIYVIDEITSQNGRDSWFSNNLNRAHLDYFYWLLAGLGFLGLVAFAFLEKSFSKENISLERTAQA; translated from the exons ATGGCAATTGCAGCTGGAAATGTAAATTTGTGGACAGGTTTAGGATCCTTGATGCCAGTTTTTGGAGCAATAGTTGCCGATTCATTTGTTGGCCTCTATCAAACGAACATCATTTCTTCCATCCTCTACATCCTG GGACTCGGCTTTTCGACCCTAGCAGTTGAACTTATTTCAAACAATCAAGAAACGAGCAGGATTGCAGCTGTCCCATCTACTGAACTGCAAGTTTTATTTTTCGTCTCGCTATACTTGGTAGCATTGGCGCAAGGATATCAATCCACCATACAAGTCTTCGGAGCTGATCAATTTGATCGACAACATCAAGAAGAAAGCAAAGCCAATACCTCATttttcaattggtggctttttGGATTGTCTTTAGGTGTTGCTTTAGCATATCTGATCTTACCCTACATTCAAGAAAATATAGGGTGGGGAATTGGTTTTGGAATTCCATGTCTAGCAATGGTAATTGGGCTCATCCTACTTTTACTGGGACATAGAACTTACCGCTTTGCTATTAGAAGAGATGATACATGCCCTTGCTCGTATGAAGACGATCAAGAAGCTTCGCAAAATAATCCTCAACAAATCATTCAAGCTCACGA GTTTCTCAACAAAGTTTTGCATGCAAAGAAAGATGATACAAAGGACAATATCATCTCAGGTTCCTCCAGGAGTAAGCATACAGAAGTAAAGAAAGCTCTAAAGCTGCTCCCCATATGGTCTTCTTGTTTAATGTACGCAATTGCCTGGGCACAAGTTCCCACATTTTTTACCAAGCAAGCAACCGGAGTGGACAAATCAATAGGGCAAAGCTTCAATATCCCATCAGCTTCCCTTCGGGTGTTCATCCCACTTACGACAATGTGCTGCACTCCAATATATGACCGAGTCTTTGTGCCATTAGCAAGAATTGTGACAGAAAATCCCTCGGGAATAACGGAATTCCAGAGAATAAAAATCGGGATGACAATATCTGTACTGGATATGGTTATTGCAGCTCTAGTTgagaagaaaagacttggaattGCTCAAGAATATGGTCTAATTGATATCCCAAATTCAACAGTTCCTATGAGTTTCTGGTTGTTGGTGCCTCAAAATATGTTGTGTTCAATAGCATATGTGTTCACCATTGTGGGAATGCAGAAGTTTTTCTATGATCAGGTACCTACAGAATTAAGAAGCATTggcctctctctttcttttggtGCACTTGGAGTAGGGAACTTCTTAAGCAGCTTGCTCATATATGTCATTGATGAAataacaagtcaaaatggaagGGATAGTTggttttctaacaacttgaatCGAGCACATCTTGATTATTTCTATTGGCTTCTTGCTGGACTAGGTTTCCTAGGTCTAGTAGCCTTTGCCTTCTTAGAAAAATCGTTCTCTAAGGAAAATATTAGTCTTGAAAGGACTGCTCAAGCATAA
- the LOC113711253 gene encoding protein NRT1/ PTR FAMILY 5.14-like isoform X2 encodes MAIAAGNVNLWTGLGSLMPVFGAIVADSFVGLYQTNIISSILYILGLGFSTLAVELISNNQETSRIAAVPSTELQVLFFVSLYLVALAQGYQSTIQVFGADQFDRQHQEESKANTSFFNWWLFGLSLGVALAYLILPYIQENIGWGIGFGIPCLAMVIGLILLLLGHRTYRFAIRRDDTCPCSYEDDQEASQNNPQQIIQAHEFLNKVLHAKKDDTKDNIISGSSRSKHTEVKKALKLLPIWSSCLMYAIAWAQVPTFFTKQATGVDKSIGQSFNIPSASLRVFIPLTTMCCTPIYDRVFVPLARIVTENPSGITEFQRIKIGMTISVLDMVIAALVEKKRLGIAQEYGLIDIPNSTVPMSFWLLVPQNMLCSIAYVFTIVGMQKFFYDQPKLFQSESFTVASVHMVNENEREIGGN; translated from the exons ATGGCAATTGCAGCTGGAAATGTAAATTTGTGGACAGGTTTAGGATCCTTGATGCCAGTTTTTGGAGCAATAGTTGCCGATTCATTTGTTGGCCTCTATCAAACGAACATCATTTCTTCCATCCTCTACATCCTG GGACTCGGCTTTTCGACCCTAGCAGTTGAACTTATTTCAAACAATCAAGAAACGAGCAGGATTGCAGCTGTCCCATCTACTGAACTGCAAGTTTTATTTTTCGTCTCGCTATACTTGGTAGCATTGGCGCAAGGATATCAATCCACCATACAAGTCTTCGGAGCTGATCAATTTGATCGACAACATCAAGAAGAAAGCAAAGCCAATACCTCATttttcaattggtggctttttGGATTGTCTTTAGGTGTTGCTTTAGCATATCTGATCTTACCCTACATTCAAGAAAATATAGGGTGGGGAATTGGTTTTGGAATTCCATGTCTAGCAATGGTAATTGGGCTCATCCTACTTTTACTGGGACATAGAACTTACCGCTTTGCTATTAGAAGAGATGATACATGCCCTTGCTCGTATGAAGACGATCAAGAAGCTTCGCAAAATAATCCTCAACAAATCATTCAAGCTCACGA GTTTCTCAACAAAGTTTTGCATGCAAAGAAAGATGATACAAAGGACAATATCATCTCAGGTTCCTCCAGGAGTAAGCATACAGAAGTAAAGAAAGCTCTAAAGCTGCTCCCCATATGGTCTTCTTGTTTAATGTACGCAATTGCCTGGGCACAAGTTCCCACATTTTTTACCAAGCAAGCAACCGGAGTGGACAAATCAATAGGGCAAAGCTTCAATATCCCATCAGCTTCCCTTCGGGTGTTCATCCCACTTACGACAATGTGCTGCACTCCAATATATGACCGAGTCTTTGTGCCATTAGCAAGAATTGTGACAGAAAATCCCTCGGGAATAACGGAATTCCAGAGAATAAAAATCGGGATGACAATATCTGTACTGGATATGGTTATTGCAGCTCTAGTTgagaagaaaagacttggaattGCTCAAGAATATGGTCTAATTGATATCCCAAATTCAACAGTTCCTATGAGTTTCTGGTTGTTGGTGCCTCAAAATATGTTGTGTTCAATAGCATATGTGTTCACCATTGTGGGAATGCAGAAGTTTTTCTATGATCAG CCGAAATTGTTTCAATCGGAGAGTTTCACTGTGGCGTCTGTGCATATGGTGAATGAAAATGAGAGGGAGATAGGAGGTAACTAA